In Paenibacillus guangzhouensis, a single window of DNA contains:
- a CDS encoding response regulator transcription factor yields MNNPIHILVAEDDSDISRLLCSIIKKSGYIPQPAFSGTEALLYLQQRQWSMLLLDLMLPGMTGEELLQQLEGRDDMPIIIISAKGEPKTKVSVLRGGASDFITKPFDIEEVSARIDSQLRLYARIAQSALPNVLKHNGLVLDQDAKTVTVDGAELNLTAREFEILLLLMSAPKKVFTKSNLYERVWGEPFYGDDNIINVHMSNLRGKLAKAAPGSEFIETVWGMGYRLKP; encoded by the coding sequence ATGAACAACCCGATCCATATTCTCGTCGCCGAAGACGACAGTGATATCAGCCGGCTGCTGTGCAGCATTATTAAAAAAAGCGGGTACATCCCACAGCCCGCCTTCTCAGGAACGGAGGCGCTTCTCTATCTGCAACAGCGTCAATGGAGCATGCTGCTTCTTGATCTGATGCTGCCGGGAATGACGGGGGAGGAACTGCTACAGCAGCTCGAGGGGCGTGATGATATGCCGATTATTATCATTTCGGCCAAGGGCGAGCCTAAGACCAAGGTGTCTGTCCTGCGCGGGGGAGCGAGCGACTTCATTACGAAACCTTTTGATATCGAAGAGGTTTCAGCACGAATTGATTCTCAATTGCGTTTATATGCCCGCATTGCACAGTCGGCTTTGCCTAACGTACTGAAACATAATGGTCTTGTGCTTGATCAGGACGCCAAGACAGTGACGGTGGACGGGGCAGAGCTAAATCTCACGGCGCGGGAGTTTGAAATCTTATTGCTGCTCATGTCAGCCCCAAAGAAAGTGTTCACGAAGTCCAACTTGTATGAACGGGTATGGGGGGAGCCTTTCTATGGCGACGATAACATCATCAACGTGCATATGAGTAATTTGCGGGGCAAGCTGGCCAAGGCGGCGCCGGGGAGCGAATTTATCGAGACGGTATGGGGCATGGGCTATCGCCTCAAGCCTTAA
- a CDS encoding copper amine oxidase N-terminal domain-containing protein — MEHKRKISSRILTAALIAAMALSVPVAASAAGATQANKQVPSGIKVVLNDVQFQPKSAPFLENGVLYMPLRDTGELLGTIVFWNSTTKVITMTYPNQFVKLNYGSTQATVNGKAVQLTAQLRLVDGRMYVPLRFFSEAIGAGVEWSPSKSTVNITKSNDFVKYETGSTCWLNHKTGDLYYAYPYEQPPVPIGKIELDHPLQGNVSIDTMSVNSGARIITVVDNFGEPHVNYDVYSVLLVNKKIVTQKKASYFQRYDGNVRNYQTLDSKAEKWIEHLLMTDGKILSVYNDQGQLVQEYDLPKLAGQDDIYTIEGIGDDYLLVRPNKTGLLTLIDLNDHSVVVLCDKLLTGQELDYAHNNDVPYRGDDLRYHSESTDGDLIYFTHYSPFDGKHHLLTYHRKSAN; from the coding sequence ATGGAACATAAAAGAAAAATATCTTCTCGAATTCTAACGGCGGCTCTAATCGCAGCTATGGCCTTATCGGTACCGGTAGCGGCTTCGGCGGCGGGGGCGACGCAAGCGAATAAGCAAGTCCCAAGCGGTATTAAGGTTGTATTGAACGATGTCCAATTTCAACCGAAATCGGCTCCTTTCCTCGAGAATGGAGTGCTCTATATGCCGTTACGGGATACAGGGGAATTGCTCGGTACAATCGTGTTCTGGAACTCAACGACTAAAGTCATAACCATGACGTATCCAAATCAGTTCGTGAAGTTGAATTACGGCTCGACGCAGGCGACGGTCAACGGGAAGGCGGTACAATTGACGGCTCAGCTGCGGTTGGTAGATGGAAGGATGTACGTTCCGCTTCGTTTCTTCTCGGAAGCTATTGGAGCTGGCGTGGAATGGAGCCCATCAAAGAGTACGGTAAACATTACGAAATCCAATGATTTTGTGAAATATGAAACAGGCAGTACATGTTGGTTGAATCACAAGACGGGGGATCTCTATTACGCGTATCCTTATGAACAACCACCGGTTCCTATCGGTAAGATCGAACTAGATCATCCTCTTCAAGGGAACGTATCCATTGACACGATGAGCGTCAATTCGGGGGCCCGGATCATTACCGTCGTGGATAATTTCGGCGAGCCGCATGTGAACTATGATGTGTACAGCGTACTTCTAGTTAACAAAAAAATTGTAACGCAGAAGAAAGCGAGCTATTTCCAGCGTTATGATGGTAACGTAAGAAATTATCAAACACTTGACTCGAAAGCGGAAAAGTGGATTGAACATTTGTTGATGACCGATGGCAAGATTTTGAGCGTATATAATGATCAAGGTCAGCTTGTCCAAGAATATGATCTGCCGAAGCTTGCTGGACAAGATGATATATACACGATAGAAGGGATCGGCGATGATTACTTGCTTGTTCGGCCGAACAAGACAGGACTGCTGACGTTGATTGATCTGAATGATCATTCCGTTGTCGTGCTGTGCGACAAGCTGCTCACCGGCCAAGAGCTGGATTACGCGCACAATAATGATGTACCATATCGTGGAGATGATTTGCGATATCACAGCGAATCAACGGATGGGGATCTGATCTATTTCACGCATTACAGCCCGTTTGACGGGAAGCATCATCTGTTGACCTATCATCGGAAAAGCGCGAATTAA
- a CDS encoding copper amine oxidase N-terminal domain-containing protein: MRWNKWLKLTVGSALLGSVLFSGSPAYAAAPSVFVNGELQYDAMMVKGNAMIKLRALTDPAWIVFAYDPKTRVVMFHTKDNKITVKLREGEKKATVNDKSVPIDAAVVNKGGLTYVPLRFISETLGAYVKYNAQDNRVIVRTPTAQQEYETLMHGDLTEAREIALKLPKISGDAPMLESGEGYHHYGFTFPEGEAQRYIFDNAGYDYGYYEVNEEGLAIKKWQYDEVAKREWGVKPTFGSSVYFSNYFMGGVYYYGKTDAQGNNKELGRLLSEEVDGRVVPIEGEKRTNARP, from the coding sequence ATGCGATGGAATAAATGGCTCAAACTCACGGTTGGTTCTGCTCTGCTAGGCAGTGTCCTCTTCTCGGGCTCACCTGCTTACGCCGCAGCGCCTTCTGTCTTCGTGAACGGGGAGCTTCAATACGACGCGATGATGGTCAAGGGAAATGCCATGATCAAATTGCGGGCGCTGACGGATCCGGCGTGGATTGTTTTTGCTTATGATCCGAAGACGCGTGTTGTGATGTTTCATACGAAAGATAACAAGATTACGGTCAAATTGCGGGAAGGCGAAAAGAAGGCAACCGTGAACGACAAATCCGTTCCGATTGATGCAGCAGTTGTGAACAAGGGCGGATTGACTTATGTGCCGCTTCGGTTCATCAGCGAGACGCTTGGCGCTTATGTGAAGTATAACGCGCAAGACAATCGTGTCATCGTACGAACGCCTACGGCTCAGCAAGAATACGAGACGCTGATGCACGGTGATCTGACGGAAGCACGCGAGATTGCCTTAAAACTGCCAAAGATCTCGGGGGATGCGCCGATGTTAGAATCGGGTGAAGGGTATCATCATTATGGTTTCACGTTCCCCGAAGGAGAGGCCCAGCGATATATTTTCGATAATGCAGGTTACGACTATGGGTACTACGAGGTCAATGAAGAAGGACTAGCGATCAAGAAATGGCAGTATGATGAGGTAGCTAAGCGTGAATGGGGCGTGAAGCCGACGTTTGGAAGCTCGGTCTATTTCTCGAATTATTTTATGGGTGGTGTGTATTACTACGGCAAGACCGATGCTCAAGGGAACAATAAAGAGCTTGGCAGGCTTTTATCTGAAGAGGTCGACGGAAGAGTTGTTCCGATTGAAGGCGAGAAGCGCACGAATGCGAGACCCTAG
- the treP gene encoding PTS system trehalose-specific EIIBC component: MSKNYRDTALQILEQIGGKDNIDQAAHCVTRLRIALKDDNKVNTDKLLTVPLVKGAFHNAGVFQIIIGPVDVERVYAELIDLTKMEKATVADVKTSGGKKLNPLQKLVKIFSDVFMPILPAIITAGLLMGLNNLIGAKDLFYEGKNLLEVYPNLEGLWGLINMMANTSFVFLPALVGWSATKRFGGSEILGMVLGLMLVHPDLLNAWNYGQAASGLNGQTLPYFDILGLFSIEKVGYQGQILPILVAAYVLSKVELWLRKRVHSSIQLLVVPITSIVVTGVLALGIIGPVTRHVGNFITDGIVMIFDVAPALGAIIFGALYAPLVITGMHHMFIAIDLQLIAQTGGTFIWPMIALSNIAQGSAALAMFWIAKNKTEKSMASTSALSAYFGITEPAMFGVNLRNKFPFYAAIIGSGIAAIFITLSGVLAAGVGVGGLPGFISIIPKYIPTFMIGMVIAIVVPLGLTYLFSKSSKLNNRDGESGTE; the protein is encoded by the coding sequence ATGAGCAAGAATTATCGGGATACTGCATTACAAATACTTGAACAGATCGGCGGCAAAGACAATATCGACCAAGCTGCCCATTGCGTCACACGACTGCGAATCGCATTGAAAGACGACAACAAGGTGAATACGGACAAGCTTCTCACAGTTCCACTCGTCAAAGGCGCGTTCCATAACGCCGGCGTCTTCCAGATCATCATTGGACCTGTAGACGTTGAACGCGTCTATGCCGAGCTCATCGACCTAACGAAGATGGAGAAGGCTACCGTGGCCGATGTCAAAACCTCTGGCGGCAAGAAGCTAAATCCGCTTCAGAAGCTTGTTAAGATTTTCTCCGACGTCTTCATGCCGATTCTTCCTGCCATCATTACGGCCGGTCTATTGATGGGTCTGAACAATCTCATCGGCGCGAAAGACTTATTCTACGAAGGCAAGAACTTACTTGAAGTCTACCCGAACCTCGAAGGTCTATGGGGACTTATCAATATGATGGCGAACACATCCTTCGTCTTCCTGCCAGCCCTCGTCGGCTGGTCCGCTACGAAGCGATTCGGCGGCAGCGAAATTCTCGGTATGGTGCTTGGGCTAATGCTTGTCCATCCCGATTTGCTCAATGCCTGGAATTATGGACAAGCTGCTTCCGGACTGAACGGTCAGACGCTTCCTTATTTCGATATTCTAGGTCTATTCTCCATTGAAAAGGTCGGTTATCAAGGTCAAATCTTGCCGATTCTCGTCGCAGCTTATGTCTTAAGTAAAGTCGAATTATGGCTTCGCAAAAGAGTGCACAGCTCCATTCAATTGCTCGTCGTTCCGATTACATCGATCGTTGTGACCGGCGTTCTCGCACTGGGTATTATCGGTCCTGTCACACGTCACGTTGGGAACTTCATCACGGACGGCATCGTTATGATCTTCGACGTTGCACCTGCGCTTGGCGCAATCATCTTCGGCGCATTGTACGCTCCGCTCGTCATTACAGGCATGCACCATATGTTCATCGCCATTGACTTGCAACTCATCGCTCAGACGGGCGGCACTTTTATCTGGCCAATGATCGCACTGTCCAACATTGCACAAGGCAGCGCCGCACTCGCAATGTTCTGGATCGCGAAGAACAAGACAGAGAAGAGCATGGCATCCACTTCGGCGTTATCAGCTTACTTCGGGATTACAGAGCCGGCGATGTTCGGTGTGAACTTACGCAACAAATTCCCGTTCTATGCCGCAATTATCGGCTCGGGTATCGCAGCCATCTTTATCACACTAAGCGGCGTTCTCGCAGCAGGCGTTGGTGTCGGCGGTCTGCCAGGCTTCATCTCTATCATTCCGAAATATATCCCAACATTCATGATTGGGATGGTGATTGCGATCGTCGTTCCACTTGGCTTAACGTACCTCTTCTCCAAATCATCGAAGCTGAACAACCGCGATGGCGAATCAGGTACTGAATAA
- the treC gene encoding alpha,alpha-phosphotrehalase, with translation MNNSTANWRKSVIYQIYPKSFRSAQQRATGDIQGVTEKLDYLAFLGVDYIWLTPVYTSPQRDNGYDVANYYTIDESYGTMADFDQLIAEARSRGIGIMMDIVVNHSSTDHAWFQEAKQDRNSRYRDYYIWRDQPNNWASKFGGSAWAYDETTEQYYLHLFDTTQADLNWENEQMRRDVYDIMRFWADKGVSGFRLDVINLISKNQDFPDDPTGDGRKHYTDGPRVHEYLQEMNSEVFAGRDVITVGEMSSTSIDNCVLYSNPERHELSMTFSFHHLKVDYPNGDKWTKAPFDFAMLKQIMSDWQTGMHDGNGWNALFWCNHDQPRIVSRFGDEGIYREKSAKMLATALHMLQGTPYIYQGEEIGMTNPNFTSIDCYRDVETLNIYGIKRRAGQSDEDIMDAIRQKSRDNSRTPMQWDNSTNAGFSEVEPWIDVASNYPEINVERARQDPNSVLYHYKELIQLRKTVDAVTEGAYRIVCGDHPQVWAYTRTTEDETLLVVNNFYGEPTSIDWQSEPVLLEQLRSGSAEILLTNDKDVTSLDGTTLRLRPYESIVYRMRTE, from the coding sequence ATGAATAACAGCACAGCGAACTGGAGAAAATCAGTTATCTATCAGATCTATCCCAAAAGCTTCCGTAGCGCGCAGCAGCGCGCTACGGGAGATATTCAAGGCGTAACCGAGAAGCTCGACTATCTGGCGTTTCTCGGCGTCGACTATATCTGGCTAACCCCGGTGTATACGTCGCCTCAGCGCGATAATGGCTATGACGTAGCCAATTATTACACGATTGACGAGAGCTACGGCACGATGGCGGATTTCGATCAACTCATCGCAGAAGCGCGCTCTCGCGGCATTGGAATTATGATGGACATCGTCGTCAATCATTCCTCCACCGATCATGCGTGGTTCCAAGAAGCGAAGCAGGACCGGAACAGCCGCTACCGGGACTATTATATTTGGCGCGATCAACCGAACAACTGGGCGTCGAAGTTTGGCGGATCCGCCTGGGCTTATGACGAAACAACAGAGCAATATTACTTGCATTTATTCGACACCACCCAAGCCGACTTGAATTGGGAGAATGAACAAATGCGTAGAGACGTCTATGACATAATGCGTTTTTGGGCAGATAAGGGCGTATCCGGCTTCCGGCTCGACGTCATTAATCTGATCTCGAAAAATCAAGATTTCCCTGATGACCCGACCGGCGACGGCCGCAAGCATTACACGGATGGGCCTCGCGTGCATGAATATTTGCAGGAAATGAACAGCGAAGTTTTCGCTGGACGTGATGTGATTACAGTTGGCGAAATGTCCTCTACCTCAATCGACAATTGTGTCTTATATTCGAATCCGGAGCGACATGAGCTGTCGATGACGTTTAGCTTCCACCATTTGAAGGTGGACTATCCGAACGGCGATAAATGGACGAAGGCTCCCTTCGACTTCGCGATGCTGAAGCAGATCATGTCGGATTGGCAGACCGGGATGCATGATGGCAACGGATGGAATGCGCTGTTCTGGTGCAACCATGATCAACCGCGTATCGTCTCACGGTTCGGTGATGAAGGCATCTATCGTGAGAAATCAGCCAAAATGCTCGCCACCGCACTCCACATGCTGCAAGGTACTCCTTATATTTATCAAGGGGAAGAAATCGGAATGACGAACCCGAACTTCACGTCGATTGATTGTTACCGTGACGTTGAGACATTGAACATCTATGGCATCAAACGTCGAGCAGGACAGTCTGACGAGGATATTATGGACGCCATTCGTCAAAAGTCGCGTGATAATTCCCGGACGCCGATGCAGTGGGACAACAGTACCAACGCAGGTTTCTCAGAGGTTGAGCCGTGGATCGATGTCGCTTCTAATTATCCTGAAATTAATGTGGAACGCGCACGTCAGGATCCGAATTCCGTGCTGTATCACTACAAGGAACTCATCCAATTACGAAAAACCGTCGATGCCGTAACTGAGGGAGCCTATCGCATCGTGTGTGGCGATCATCCGCAGGTATGGGCCTATACCCGGACAACAGAAGATGAGACGCTGCTTGTCGTGAACAATTTCTACGGAGAACCGACTTCGATTGATTGGCAGAGTGAGCCTGTTTTATTGGAGCAGCTGCGTTCAGGATCAGCAGAAATCCTGCTAACGAATGATAAAGATGTGACGAGTCTAGACGGAACGACGCTCCGGCTCCGTCCTTACGAATCGATCGTCTATCGTATGCGAACCGAATAA
- the treR gene encoding trehalose operon repressor: MMTKYEMIMEAIVQKIESGKWKEGYKIPSETELMEEYDASRGTVRKAVDLLQERGFVQKIHGKGVFVLRKKNIEFRFGGIVSFQEENTRLNRKFQTNVVEMDTFAADKDAAKLLSVKTKTKITRIKRVRQLEGENVILDVNHFVTELIPGLTTEIAESSIYAYIEKTLDLHISYAQRVIEVQPCSGDDRKYLDLNGTDYVVVVKNFTHLYDGRQFEYTESRHRLDKFYFSDVARR, from the coding sequence ATCATGACGAAATATGAGATGATCATGGAAGCGATCGTACAGAAGATCGAGTCGGGCAAATGGAAAGAAGGCTATAAAATCCCCTCCGAGACGGAATTGATGGAGGAGTACGACGCAAGCCGCGGCACCGTGCGCAAGGCGGTCGATTTATTGCAGGAACGGGGTTTCGTACAGAAGATCCATGGCAAGGGCGTATTCGTCCTGCGGAAGAAAAATATTGAGTTTCGCTTTGGCGGCATTGTGAGCTTCCAAGAGGAGAACACAAGGCTCAATCGCAAGTTCCAGACAAATGTGGTCGAGATGGATACTTTCGCGGCAGATAAGGACGCTGCGAAGCTGCTCAGCGTGAAGACCAAGACGAAAATCACGCGGATCAAGCGGGTCCGTCAGCTGGAGGGAGAGAATGTTATCCTCGACGTGAACCATTTCGTTACCGAGCTGATCCCGGGCCTGACGACCGAAATCGCGGAATCGTCGATCTATGCGTATATCGAGAAGACGCTTGACCTGCATATTAGCTATGCCCAGCGGGTGATCGAAGTCCAGCCCTGCTCCGGGGATGACCGGAAGTACCTTGATTTGAACGGAACCGACTATGTTGTTGTGGTCAAGAACTTCACGCACCTCTATGACGGCAGACAATTCGAGTATACCGAATCAAGGCACCGTCTGGACAAATTCTATTTCTCCGATGTGGCTCGGAGATAA
- a CDS encoding HAMP domain-containing sensor histidine kinase has translation MKQMREAINTLMFRFTAWYVLSLLAIILFIGVCIIGAVSYFLIQDTKHELKAVEQKITDGLEETIEDWQEMLDEILYPDHANYNVEIRNSKGIAVAHSRGWGVSPNANDPDKVELTWLGPFQWNATQGLFLYDEYFHHSNGHKMTIRIQVQLNNIAHMIGVMIKVLSITGIFSMIIGSLLIYHLTRRNMRPLFAIMDAMRGMSDSTDMKLRIPVPCTPKELSDLAQTINYLLDRLEDQIEREKSFVSNASHELRTPLTAFQGHVQLIQRWGKQDPSVLEQSIQALDQESRRMQRLTNQLLTLARTGNMIMKQDKVNLGNTVTDAIQPLWRGVTHKSLEEHVDPYVYVLGDEEQLRQIAIILFENAIRYTPDGGSITIRVGERNGEVLFTVADSGIGIPKDDLDKIFDRFYRVDKARSRETGGTGLGLSIAKELVQNHGGEITVSSTLGVGSTFQVTLPVYVVQGEEQA, from the coding sequence ATGAAGCAAATGAGAGAAGCAATCAACACATTGATGTTCCGATTTACTGCATGGTATGTGCTTAGTCTTTTAGCAATCATCCTGTTTATTGGGGTTTGTATTATTGGGGCTGTCAGTTATTTTCTAATACAGGATACGAAGCATGAACTGAAAGCGGTGGAGCAGAAAATTACGGATGGCCTTGAGGAGACGATCGAAGACTGGCAGGAGATGTTGGATGAGATCCTCTATCCTGACCATGCGAATTATAACGTGGAGATCCGAAATTCCAAAGGGATAGCGGTAGCGCATTCTAGGGGTTGGGGGGTGTCTCCCAATGCGAATGATCCAGACAAGGTGGAATTAACGTGGCTGGGACCCTTCCAGTGGAATGCGACACAGGGCTTATTTTTGTACGATGAGTACTTCCATCATAGTAATGGGCATAAGATGACCATTCGTATTCAGGTGCAGCTGAACAATATTGCGCATATGATCGGGGTTATGATTAAGGTTCTAAGCATCACGGGGATCTTCAGCATGATCATCGGATCTTTGCTCATTTATCATCTTACACGAAGGAATATGCGCCCTTTATTCGCCATTATGGATGCGATGCGAGGCATGAGCGATAGTACGGATATGAAGCTGCGTATTCCCGTGCCGTGTACCCCAAAGGAGCTGTCTGATCTGGCGCAGACAATCAACTATCTATTAGATCGACTCGAGGACCAGATTGAACGGGAGAAAAGCTTTGTCTCGAATGCTTCGCATGAGCTGCGGACACCGCTGACGGCTTTTCAAGGTCATGTACAACTGATTCAGCGATGGGGCAAGCAGGATCCAAGTGTATTAGAGCAATCGATTCAAGCGCTCGATCAAGAGAGCAGACGCATGCAGCGTCTGACCAATCAATTGTTAACATTAGCGCGAACAGGCAATATGATCATGAAACAGGACAAAGTGAATTTAGGCAACACTGTTACAGATGCTATTCAGCCTTTATGGCGCGGAGTAACGCATAAATCTCTGGAAGAGCATGTAGATCCCTATGTATATGTCCTAGGAGATGAGGAACAGCTTCGGCAGATAGCGATCATTCTTTTTGAGAATGCAATACGCTATACACCTGACGGAGGATCTATTACTATTCGGGTTGGGGAAAGGAATGGAGAGGTGTTATTCACCGTAGCGGATTCAGGAATCGGCATTCCGAAGGATGATCTGGATAAAATATTCGATCGATTCTATCGGGTGGATAAAGCGCGGTCTAGAGAAACAGGCGGCACAGGGCTTGGGTTGTCCATTGCTAAAGAGCTGGTGCAGAATCATGGGGGCGAGATCACTGTGAGCAGCACGCTCGGGGTAGGAAGTACGTTTCAGGTCACATTGCCTGTCTATGTCGTTCAGGGGGAAGAACAGGCCTAA
- a CDS encoding response regulator transcription factor, with the protein MSPAKILLVEDEPNVAQFIQLELRHEGYEVTVAVDGEQALSLFHQSDWSLILLDWMLPKLDGLEVCRRIRRTSEVPIILLTARDYIGDKIAGLDTGADDYITKPFEIEELLARIRTILRRNNRERHFTPMDVLQVEDLVVDIRKRQVMRAAERIELTQREFDLLHYLMQHQGEVISRDRLLSAVWGYDFAGETNVVDVYIRYLRNKVDRKHKPKLIHTIRGVGYVIRPS; encoded by the coding sequence ATGTCGCCAGCGAAGATATTACTCGTAGAAGACGAACCGAATGTCGCACAGTTTATCCAGTTGGAGCTTCGGCATGAGGGGTATGAGGTGACAGTAGCTGTAGACGGAGAGCAGGCGCTATCTCTATTTCATCAATCGGATTGGAGTCTGATCCTTCTGGATTGGATGCTTCCGAAGCTGGATGGGCTGGAGGTCTGCCGCCGAATTCGCAGGACAAGCGAAGTTCCCATCATCCTATTAACTGCACGGGATTATATTGGTGATAAAATTGCTGGTTTAGATACGGGAGCCGATGACTACATCACCAAGCCGTTTGAAATCGAGGAGCTGCTCGCGAGGATCCGAACGATATTACGGCGTAATAATCGAGAGAGGCACTTTACGCCTATGGATGTCCTGCAAGTGGAGGATTTAGTAGTCGATATTCGAAAACGGCAGGTGATGCGGGCTGCGGAACGAATCGAGCTCACCCAGCGAGAGTTCGATCTGCTTCATTACTTGATGCAGCACCAGGGCGAGGTCATCAGCCGGGATCGATTGTTATCAGCGGTATGGGGGTATGATTTCGCAGGCGAGACCAATGTTGTGGATGTCTATATTCGCTACCTTCGCAATAAAGTCGATCGTAAGCACAAGCCCAAATTAATACATACCATTCGTGGTGTCGGATATGTCATACGTCCTAGCTAA